GCCTCGGTGGCGGGGGAGGCGGCGTCGGTCGAGCCGGGGACGTAGGACACCTCGGCGTGGACCAGCGAGCAGATCTCGCGTGCGGCCTCGCCGGGCGTGCCGGCCGTCGACGCGATCTCGAGCGCCCTCGCGGCGAGGTCGTCGGGCGGGGCGACGAGGACCGGCAGGTCGAGGTACTCCGTCCAGCGGTCGGCCACGGCCGGCCCGGCGAGGTCCTCCCAGGCCAGCGCCGGCAGCGACGCGGGTGGCCGGTCGGTGTGGACGGTCGACACGGCCGTCACGGTCATCGACTCGTGCGGGTCGAGCACCTCGAAGGACGTGACGTCGTTGCCGAAGTAGTCGCGGTAGTCGTAGGTCCACGGCGTCGGGGAGACGCCGAGCCGTGTGTGCACGACGATCTGGCCCGGCCCGGTCTGGGGCGTCATCCGTGCCTGGTTGTACGACGCCAGAGCGAGGCCGTCGTACTCGAAGCCGGTCGTGTGGACGATGCGCAGCTGCATCAGGTCCGACCTCCCATCCAGTGCGTGCCTTCGGATCCGGCGAAGTAGCGGTGCGCGATGGCCTCGGTGGCCCGCGCACAGGTGACCTGCAGCCGCTCCATCTCCGCCGGCAGGTCGGCGATCACGTCGGCGAGCGGGCGGTACTCCAGCTCGGCGCGGGTGCGGCCGATGAGCCGGTGCGCGTCGTTCTGGAAGCCGACCCGCTGCCCGGACTCGAGGTTGTCGAGGCACTGCTCGGCGCGCGAGAGGGCGAAGACGACCGAGCGGGGGAAGAGCCGGTCGAGCAGCAGGAACTCCGCCGCGCCGCGCTCGGTCTCGAGCCCCTTGTAGGTGCGGAGGAACGCCTCGTGCCCGCCGCAGGCGCGCAGCGTGTTGGACCACGGCGAGCCGACCCCGCCCGCGAGCGAGGCGGTGGCGACGAGACGCGAGGTCATGTCGGCGCGCTCGATCATCCGGCCGAGGACGAGGAACTGCCACCCCTCGTCGCGCGTCATGGACGCGTCGGCGGCGCCGTTGATCAGGGCGGCCCGGTCACGCACCCAGCGGAAGCTCGCGCCCTGGCCCATCCGGCCGAACTGCCCGGACGTGACCGTGCGGAAGGTGGTGTTCAGCGCCTCCCACATGTTCACCGAGAGGGTCTCGCGCGCCCGCCGGGCGCTCTCGCGCGCGGCGGCCAGCACGGCGGCGATCGAGTCCGGTGCGGTGGGGTCGTAGGCCAGCAGGCCGAGGACCAGGTCGAGGCCGACCTCGCTGTCGGTGGGCGGGTCGACACCCATGACCGACAGCAGGTTGCGGCACGTCGTCTCCTCGTCGCCGGAGTCCTCCAGCAGGAGCGTGGTCTGCACGTCGAGGATGCGGGCGGTGTCCTCGGCGCGCTCGACGTAGCGGCCGATCCAGAACATCGACTCGGCGATGCGGCTCAGCATCCGGCACCGTCCTCCCCGGCGGTGTCCGTGTCGGACGCGTGCGGATGGCGGACCTGGTGCTGCTGCTGTTGCTGCTGCTGGCCCTCCACGGTGGCGGCTGCCTCGTCCATGGCGGGGCCGGGGCTCGGGGTCGGGCCGACCGGGACCGGTGCCGGCGCCTCCACCCGCGGGACGGGCGTCGGCGCGGTGCCGGCGAGCACCCACGTGTCCTTGGAGCCGCCGCCGCGGGAGGAGTTCACGATCAGCTGGCCCTCCTCGAGCGCGACCCGGGTGAGGCCGCCGGGCAGCACCCACACGCGCTGGCCGTCGTTGACGGCGAAGGGCCGCAGGTCCACGTGGCGTGCGGCCATCGTGCCGTCGACGTAGGTCGGCACCGTGGAGAGCTGGACGACCGGCTGCGCGATCCACGCGCGCGGGTCCTGCATGACCCGCTGCCGCAGCTCGTCGAGCTCGGTCCTGGTGGCCGCGGGGCCGATCACGATGCCCTTGCCGCCGGAGCCGTCGACGGGCTTGATCACGAGCTCGTCGAGGCGGTCCATGACCTCCTCGCGAGCATCGGCGTCGCCGAGCCGCCACGTGTCGACGTTGCGGAGCCGGGGCTCCTCGCCGAGGTAGTAGCGGATGATGTCGGGGAGGTAGGTGTAGACGAGCTTGTCGTCGGCCACGCCGTTGCCGACCGCGTTGGCGAGCGTCACCTGACCGCTGCGCGCGGCGTCGATGAGGCCGGGGCAGCCGAGCAGCGAGTCACCGCGGAAGTGCACCGGGTCGAGGAACTCGTCGTCCACGCGGCGGTAGATCACGTGCACCGGCTCGAGCCCGTGCGTCGTACGCATCATGACGCGCCCGCGACGGCACTGCAGGTCGCGGCCCTCGACGAGCTCGACGCCCATCGTGCGGGCCAGCAGGGCGTGCTCGAAGTAGGCGCCGTTGTAGACGCCCGGGGTCAGCACGACCACCGTCGGGTCGGTGACGCCGGCGGGCGCGGCGGCGCGCAGCGCGGCCAGCAGCCGCTGCGGATAGCTCGCGACCGGACGGATCCGGTGGTGGGAGAACGCCTCGGGCAGCGCCGCCGCGATGGAGCGGCGGTTGGTCATCACGTAGGACACTCCCGACGGCACCCGGACGTTGTCCTCGAGCACGCGGAAGTTGCCCTCGTCGTCGCGGATCAGGTCGATGCCGGAGACGTGGACGCGTACGCCGTTGGGCGGGCGCACGCCGCCGGCCTCGCGGTGGAAGTGGGAGGAGGTGGCCACGACGCGGCGCGGGATCACGCCGTCCTCGAACACCTGGCCGGCGTCGTAGACGTCGGCCAGGAAGGCCTCGAGCGCCTTCACGCGCTGCTGCACGCCGGCGTCGACCTCCTGCCAGGTCTCCATCTCGATCACGCGCGGCACGATGTCGAGCGGGAAGGCCCGCTCCTCCCCGCCGATGTCGAAGGTGACGCCCTGGTCGAGGTACGCCGTCCGCAGCGCCTCGACGCGCGAGGCGACGTCGTCGGGGTCGAGGTCGTTGAAGGAGCGACTCAACGTGAGGTAGGGATCCCGGGGAGCACCGGCCTCGAACATCTCGTCATAGGCCCGACCCGTGGCGTAGTCGTCGAACAGGCGCGGCATGCGTCGACCCTAGTGGGAACGCGTGACGGACGTGTTGCACGAGCGTCACGTGTGTTTCAAGAACGTGTCAGGCCGCGATCAGGGGTGGGTGAGCACCTCGGCGCCGGTCGCGGTGACCAGCAGCGTGTGCTCGAACTGGGCCGTGCGGCGACGGTCCTTGGTGACCACGGTCCAGCCGTCGTCCCACATGTCGTAGTCGGCCATGCCGAGGGTGAGCATCGGCTCGATCGTGAAGGTCATCCCGACGCGGATCTCGTCGTCGTACCTCGGGTCGTCGTAGTGGGGGATGATCAGCCCGGAGTGGAACGCGGTGCCGATGCCGTGCCCGGTGAAGTCGCGCACGACGCCGTAGTCGAACCGCTTCGCGTAGGCCTCGATCACCCGGCCGATGATGTTGACCCGGCGCCCCGGCTGGACGGCCTTGATCGCCCGGTCGAGCGACTCCTTCGTCCGCTCCACCAGCAGCCGCGACTCCTCGTCGACCTCGCCGGCGAGGAAGGTGGCGTTGGTGTCGCCGTGCACCCCGTCGAGGAAGGCGGTGATGTCGATGTTGACGATGTCGCCGTCCTCGACGACCCGCGAGTCGGGGATGCCGTGGCAGATCACCTCGTTGACGCTGGAGCACAGCGACTTGGGGAAGCCGCGGTAGCCGAGCGTCGAGGGGTAGGCGCCGTGGTCGCAGAGGAACTCGTGGCCGATCCGGTCGAGCTCGTCGGTGGTCACGCCCGGCACGACGTGCTGCCCGACCAGCTCGCGGGCCTGGGCGGCCAGGCGTCCGGCGACCCGCATGCGGGCGATCGTGTCGGCGTCCTTGACCTCCTCGCCGGTGAAGCGCTGCGGCGCCGGCTGGTCGACGTACTCGGGGCGCGCGATGGCGGCGGGGACGGGACGACGGGCGGACACCTCTGCGGGTGCTACGGCAGACACGCCGGGAAGTGTAGTTTCGCCCCATGAGCAACGGCGAGAGCGAACGCTGGTGGTTCAACCTGAAGACCCACGAGGTCGAGCCTGACGACGGGGCCAGGAACGCCGACCGGCTGGGTCCCTACGACACCAGGGAAGAGGCGGCGCGGGCCCTCGACAAGGTCGCCGAGCGCAACGAGGCCTGGGACAACGACCCGGACTGGAACGACGACAAGCTCGAGGACTGAGCCGTCGGTCAGAACGTGTGCTCCGGCCCGGGGAACGTGCCGCCGCGCACGTCGTCGGCGTAGGCCCGGGCCGCGTCGAGCAGGATCTGGTGCACGTCGGCGTACTGCTTGACGAAGCGCGCCATCTTGCCGGTGCGCAGCCCGAAGGCGTCCTGCCACACCAGCACCTGGCCGTCGCAGCCGGCTCCGGCGCCGATGCCGATGGTGGGGATGGTCAGCTCCTTGCTGATCTGCTCGGCGACGTCGCCGGGCACCATCTCCATCACGACGGCGAACGCGCCCGCCTCCTGCACCGCGCGGGCGTCGTCGAGGACGCGGTCGCTCGCGTCGCCGCGGCCCTGCACGCGGTAGCCGCCGAGGGTGTGCTCGGACTGCGGGGTGAACCCGATGTGCGCCATCACGGGGATGCCGCCCTGGGTGCACTTCCGGATGACCGGCGCCATCTCGGCGCCGCCCTCGAGCTTCACGCAGTGCGCGCCGGCCTCCTTCATGAAGCGGACGGCGGTGAGGTAGCCCTGCTCGGGGGAGGCCTGGTAGCTGCCGAAGGGCAGGTCGCCGACGACCATCGCGCGCCTGGTCGAGCGGCTGACGGCGCGGGTGAGGGGGAGCAGCTCGTCGACCGTGATCGGCAGCGAGGTCTCGTTGCCCAGGACGTTGTTGGAGGCGGAGTCGCCCACGAGGAGAAGGTCGATGCCGGCCTCGTCGAAGGTGGCCGCGGTGTACATGTCGTAGGCCGTGAGCATCGTGATCTTCTCGCCGCGCTCCTTCATCTCCCGGAGGTGATGGGTGCGGACCCGCTTCACGGGCGCCGACGTCCCGGCGGCCGCCGAACCCGGGCCGGAGCCGTAGGGCGCAGTCTCTTCGGTGGGTGCAGACATGGGTCACTCCTCGTCATCTCGCGGCTCCCTGATGGAGTCCACGGACCACGATCAGGCTAGTGCTGACCGACGGGTAGGCGTCCTGTGTCGATCGTCACGCCTCAGCGCGGGGAGACCCGGAGCACCCGGTCGTCGCTGCCGTTGTCGGTCGTGACGAGGAGGTCGCCGTTGCGCGCGGCGGTGATCGAGCGCAGCCGTCCGAAGCCGGTCAGCTCCTCGGGCCGGGTGACCTGCGCGAGGGCGCCGTCGTCGGTGAACGCCAGGAAGATCACCTCGGAGGCCTTGAGCGCCGCGACGGCGAGCGTGCCGTCGAGGTCGCCCCACTGCCTGCCGCTGACCCAGGCCCCGCCGGATGTCGCGAGGGTCGACTCGCCGGACGACCACCTCGCGTCCTGCTGCTCGCCCGGGAGCGCCTGGTCGGTCATCGGGACCGACTCGTCGTAGCCCGGCACGGGGTTCCAGCCGTAGTCGCCGCCGGGGACGAGCAGGTTGACCTCGTCGTCGCGGTAGCTCCCCTGCTCCACGGACCACAGCGTGCCGTCGGCGCGCTGGGCGAGGCCCTGGACGTTGCGGTGGCCGTAGGTCCAGACGTAGCGGCGGTTGCCGGTGCCACCGGCGAACGGGTTGTCCGGCATCGGCGCGCCGGTGCGCCGGTCGATCCGGAGCGTCTTCCCGCCGAGGGAGTCGAGGTCGCGGGGGTTGGTGCCGACGGCCGCGTCGCCGGTGCCGATGACCAGGCCGGGTCCCTGCCGCTGGAGCAGAAGCCGGCACCCGCCGTGGCGGCCACTGGTCGAGGGCAGTCCGGTGATCATCGTCCTGCGGCCCGAGAGCCTCTTCCACTTCCGGTCGACGCGCCAGCGGGTCACCTGGACGTGGTTCCCGCCCTTCGAGCTGCCGTGGCAGGCGTACACCCGGCGGTGGGCCGCGTCGACGGCGAGCGACATCAGGCCGGTCTCGCCGGAGACCCAGACCAGCTTCGACAGGTCGGCGAGGGTGCGGCGCCTGCCGTTGCGTACGACGCTGATGCGGGCGCGGTCGCGCTCGGAGACGAGCAACCGGCCGCCCGGCGCCTGCTGGACGTCCCACGGGTTCGCGAGGCCCTTCGCGACGGTGCGCACCTCCAGTGCGGGAGCGCGTTCGGCGCGGGGCGCCGGCTCGGCCGGTGCGCCGACGGACGGCGGCAACCCGGCGAGCAGGCTGCCGGCGAGGGCGGCCGTCGCGACGGAGGCGGTCAGGGACAGCGAGGTGGTGCGGAGGCGGGGGCGCACGCTCGCGACGCTAGCCGAGGGGCAGGTCGTGCGCCACCATCGTGCTGCGCCGGGTGGTGGCGTAGCCCAGCCGCGTGTTGAGGCCGCGCATCGCGTCGTTGCCGTCCTGGGTCCAGGTGTAGATCTCGGTGACGCCGTGCGCGGCCGCCCACGCGAGGGTGTGCTGCTTGAGGTGGACCGCGAGCCCGTGGCCGCGCCAGTCCCGGCGTACGGCCGTCAGCGCGTTCTCGGCCCGGTGCGGCACGTCGGTGTCGCGGATCAGGCCGGCGCAGCCGACGACCTCGCCGTCGTGCACGGCGAGGAACATCGGGTCGCCGAGCCAGCTCGTGGCCCACCGGTCCGGGGTCACCTCGATCGAGGTCGAGAAGGCGAAGTCGCTGACCGCCTCCGTGCCCAGGCCGTCGTACGCCGTCGCCCACAGGCCCGGGCGGTCGGACTCGAGGACCACCTCGACGCCGTCGGGCGCCTCGCCGACCGTCGGGGGCGTGGTGAGGGTGAAGGTCTGCTCCACTTCGTGGTCGGTGTCCTCGAAGCCGTGGGCGTGGGCGAAGGCGAGCGACCCGTCGTCGTCGACGGTGGCCCGGACGCGCGGCAGGTCGAGCCTCGCGAGATGATCGGCGAGGTGGTGGAGCAGGGCCGTCCCGACGCCCCGCCGGCGGTGCTCGGGCAGCACCCGTGGCGCGAGCGAGCCCATCGCCGCGGCGTCGGAGCGGTCGGCGAAGCCCAGGCCGACGACGACGCCCCCTTCGCGCGCCAGCACCAGCAGCCGCGTCGGGCTCGCGTCCTGCTCCTTCAGCTCCTCGACCGAGTCGCAGCGCTCGTAGGGGAGCACAGCGATCCGGACCTGGCGCCAGGCCTCGTAGTCCGCGTCGGAGGTGCAGGGCGTGATCTCGACTCCCGGTGAAGTGGGCATGGAGGCACGGTGTCGTCATCTGCCGGGGTAGTCCAGTGGGTTTCGGTCGTGATTGCGGGCCCGACCCAGCCACTTCGCGCTGGACCACGCCGGGGAGGGACGGGCCGTTCCCTAGAGTGAGCGCGTGGACTTCTACTCCGCCTACGCGCAGGGCTTCGCCCGGATCGCGGCCGTCACGCTGCCGGTGCACATCGCCGACCCGATGGCCAATGCCGCCGCCGTCATCGAGCAGGCGCGCGCCTGCCACGACGACGGCGTCGCGGTCGCGGTGTTCCCCGAGCTGGGGCTGACCGGCTACTCGGTCGACGACCTGTTCCTCCAGGACACGCTGCTGGCGTCGGTCGAGGAGGCGATCGCGGAGATCGTGGCGGCGAGCGCCGACCTGATGACCGCGCTGGTCGTCGGTGCGCCGGTCGTGCAGGGCAACCGGGTCTTCAACTGCGCGGTCGTCGTGCACCGCGGCTCGATCCTCGGCGTCGCGCCGAAGTCGTACCTCCCCAACTACCGCGAGTTCTACGAGCGCCGCTGGTTCGCGCCGGGCGACGACCGCGAGCTGGAGTGGGTGACCGTCGCCGGGCAGGACGTCCGCTTCGGGCCCGACCTGATCTTCCGCTGCCTCGACGTCCCCGGCCTCGACCTCCACGTCGAGGTCTGCGAGGACATGTGGGTGCCGGTCCCGCCGAGCGCCGAGGCTGCCCTGGCCGGGGCGACCGTTCTCGCCAACCTCAGTGGCTCGCCGATCACCGTCGCGCGCGCCGAGGACCGTCGGCTGCTCGTCCGCAGCGCCAGCGCGCGGTGCGCGGCGGCGTACGTCTATGCGGCCGCGGGCCAGGGCGAGTCGACCACCGACCTCAGCTGGGACGGCCAGACGCTGGTCTACGAGTGCGGCGACCTGCTCGGCGAGGGCGAGCGGTTCCCCGACGGGCCCCGGCGCACGGTCGTCGACGTCGACCTCGACCGGCTGCGGCAGGAGCGGATCCGGCAGGGCTCGTTCGACGACAACCGCCGCACCCACCACGAGCGGGTGCACCGCTTCCGCACCGTCGAGTGGGAGCTCGAGCCGCCGGCCGGCGACATCGGGCTGCTGCGCAAGGTCGACCGCTACCCGTTCGTGCCCGACGACCCCGCGCGGCTCGAGCTCGACTGCTACGAGGCCTACAACATCCAGGTCTCCGGCCTCGAGCGCCGGATCTCCTCGATCGGCTCGCCGAAGGCCGTCATCGGCGTCAGCGGCGGCCTCGACTCCACGCACGCGCTGATCGTCGCGTGCAAGGCGATGGACCGGCTGGGCCGCCCGCGCAGCGACGTGCTGGCGTTCACGATGCCCGGCTTCGCGACCGGCGCGACCTCGAAGTCGTACGCCACCCGCCTCTCGCAGGCGCTCGGGGTCACGTTCGCCGAGCTCGACATCCGCCCCGCCGCGGAGCAGATGCTGAAGGACATGGGCCACCCCTACGCGCAGGGGGAGAAGGTCTACGACGTCACCTTCGAGAACGTGCAGGCCGGCCTGCGCTACGACTACCTCTTCCGGCTCGCCAACCAGCGCGGCGGCATCGTCGTCGGCACCGGCGACCTGTCCGAGCTCGCGCTCGGGTGGTGCACCTACGGCGTCGGCGACCAGATGTCGCACTACAACGTCAACGCGGGCGTGCCGAAGACGCTCGTGCAGCACCTCATCCGCTGGGTGATCAGCCACGGCGAGTTCTCCGAGGAGGTCGGCGAGGTGCTCGGCGAGATCCTCCAGCAGGAGATCACCCCCGAGCTCATCCCGACCGAGGAGGGCGTCAAGCCGCAGGCCACCGAGGACTCGGTCGGCCCCTATAACCTCCAGGACTTCACGCTCGCGCACGTCGTGCGCCACGGCTACCGGCCGCGCAAGATCGCCTTCCTCGCGTGGCACGCGTGGAAGGACGTCGAGGCAGGGGAGTGGCCGCCCGGCTTCCCGGCCGACGCGCGGGTGGCGTACTCGCTCGCCGACATCCGCAGCTGGCTCGAGGTCTTCGTCAAGCGGTTCTTCGCCAACCAGTTCAAGCGCTCCGCCCTGCCCAACGGCCCCAAGGTGAGCGCGAGCGGGACGATGAGCCCGCGCGGCGACTGGCGGATGCCGAGCGACGCCAGGGGCACCGCCTGGCTCGCCGAGATCGAGCGGGACGTGCCGCAGGCCTGATGCCTTAACGCGCCCTTAGCCACGGGCTGGAGCGGGGTTAGCCACGCTCCGACGAACCTTCTGGTCATGACGCCGCACCCGGCGTCGGACACCGAGGAGGAATCGTGAAGAAGGCAGTCATCGGCGGAGTCGCCGCGGCGGCGGTCGTCATCGGAGCAGGCAGCTGGTGGGCGATCGACAGCCAGGTCGAGGCCCAGACCACGGAGCGCGGCACCTGCGGCGGCGCGACGTGGGAGCTCAGCGCCGAGGGCGAGGACGGCGGCACCGAGGTCAGCGCCGAGCTGCAGTCGAGCGGCCCGGGCGAGGAGTGGCAGGTCGAGCTGACCCGCGACGACACCTCGCTGCTGACCGGCGCCCGCACGACCGACGAGGACGGCGAGATCGACGTCGACGCCTACAGCTCCGGCAACCCCGGCGACGCGACGTACGCCGTCACCTTCACGCCCACCGACGGCGAGCCCTGCACGGCCACCCTCGGCTCCTGAACCACCCGCGCCATCCCCGCCCCATCCCTGCCCCATCCCCGTAGCAGCACCCACAGAGGAGATCCCCATGAAGAAGCTCATCGCCACCACCACCCTCGTCGCCACCGCCGCGGCCGGCACCGCCGTCCTGGTGGCCGCGCCGGCCAGCGCGGACGTCGAGAAGCGCGGCACCTGCGCCGGCGCGACGTTCGAGCTCAACGTCGACCGTGAGCGCGGCGGCTACGACGTCGACGCCGACATCGAGGGCGCCCGCGCCTACAGCGAGTGGACGGTCGCCGTGCGCCACAACGGCAAGGTCGCCGTCTCGCGCACGATCACCGCCGACGACGAGGGCGAGCTCGACCTCGACACCTTCCGCAAGAACGCCCGCGGCAAGGACACCTTCAAGCTCACCGTCACCCCGGCCGGCGCCGGCGCGTGCTCGGTGAAGGTCACCGTGGCCTGAGCCACCCCTCCGCACGGGCAGGAGCCCGGGTCAGGCCGTCCGCAACGTGACGGCGACCCGGGCTCCTCCCATGTCCGAGGCACCCGTGGTCACCTCCCCGCCCGCGTCCTGCGCGGTGCGTGCGGCGATCGAGAGCCCGAGGCCGGTCGAGCCGGCACCGCTCTCCCCGCGGCCGGTCGCGTCCAGCCCGGCGGGCAGGCCGGGGCCGGCGTCCTCGACGACGAGGTCCACCCGGTCCGCGGACGCGCCCAGCGTGATGCGCACGGCGGCGTCGTCGGGCGTGTGCGAGAAGACGTTGTCCAGGAGGACGTCCACCATCGCCTCGAGGTCGGCGCTGCTCGCCCGCAGCAGCGGCCCGGAGGTCGCGAGGTCGACCTCGTAGGTCCGTCCCTGGTCCTCGGCGAGCGCCTCCCAGTGGCGTACCCGCTCGGCGATGACGGCCACCGCGTCGGTGCGGGGGTCGAGCCCCTCGCGCTCGGAGCGACGCGCCTCGCGGACGATCTCGTCGACGGTCGCCTGGAGGTGGTCGAGGTCGCCCGCGAGCCGCTCGCGCAGGTCGTCGTCCTCGACCGTCTCGACCCGCAGCCGCAGGGCGGTCACGGGGGTCCGGAGGCGGTGGGAGAGGTCCGCCACGCTCTCGCGCTCGCGGGCCAGGAGCAGCTGGATGCGACCGACGAGGCGGTCGATGGCGCCGCCGAGCTCCTGCACCTCGGCGGGGCCGTGGACCGCGGCGACCGGCTCGATGGTGCCGGTGCTGCCCAGGGACTGGGTGTGCTCGGCCAGCTGGCGGATCGGCTGCACGAACGAGCGTCCGAGACGGTCGACCACCACGAGCGAGCCGGCGAGCAGGGCGAGCGCGAGGAGGGCGAGCAGGCCCCACGCGGCGCCCACGACCGAGTCGAGGCCGGGCTCGTCGACGACCACCCGGATGACCGGCGTCTGCGACGGCAGGCCGGAGTTGCCGCCGCGGGAGACCGGGACGAGGATCTGCGACCCGCCCCCCACGTCGTCGACGCGGGCGCGGCCCGTGTTGCGGGCATCGAGGACCCGCCAGTCCTCGCCCTCGTCGGGGCCCACCCCGATGCCGTCGGGGAAGAGCACGGTGACCTGGGTGTGGCCGTCCTCGTCGTTGAGCTTGTCGACGTACTGCGCCACCGACCCCTTGTCGTCCGAGCGCGAGACGACCGTCTCGACCGCCTGCACCTCGAGCGCGGCCCGGGCCAGCCGGTCCTCCAGCGCATAGCTGCGGACCAGGACGGCCATCGGCACGAGCATGGCCAGCAGCACCATCGAGATCGCCGCCGCGGCCGTGACCAGGAGGCTGCGACGCACCTCAGTCCGCCTGCGACGAGGGGAGGTCGGGCGGCGCCGCGAGACGTACGCCGACGCCGCGCACGGTCGTCAGGTAGCGCGGGTCGGCGGCGGTCTCGCCGAGCTTGCGGCGCAGCCAGGACAGGTGCACGTCGACGGTCTTGTCCGAACCGCCCCACGGCTGGCGCCAGACCTCGACGAGCAGGTCACGCTTGGTGACCACCTCGCCCGGTCGCTCGGCCAGGTGGGCCAGCAGGTCGAACTCGCGCGGCGTCAGCTCGACCTCGGTGCCGTCGAGGTGTACGCGCCGCCCGGACAGGTCTACGGAGAGCCCGCCGACGGTGAGCGTCGTGGGACGGGTGCGACCGGCGTCGGTGCGGCGCAGCACCGCGCGCACCCGGGCGTCGAGCTGGGCGCTGGTGAACGGCTTCACCACGTAGTCGTCGGCGCCGGCGTCGAGGGCGCCGACCAGGGAGGGGTCGTCGGCGCGCGCGCTGGCGATGATCACCGGCACCGCGCTCACGCCCCGCAGCATCGACAGCACCTGGGTGCCGTCGACGTCGGGCAGGCCGAGGTCGAGCACGACCAGGTCGGGGGAGGAGTCGACGGCGAGCTGGAGGCCGGCCATGCCGGTGGGCGCCGAGGTCACGGTGTGCCCGGCCTCGCGCAGGCCACGGACCAGCAGCGGCCGGATCCGGTCGTCGTCCTCGATGATCAGTACCTCGGCCACGCGGTGACCGTACCGCCCGCCCGCACGAGGACGGCGTTCCTTAGCGCGGCCTTAACCATCGCCTCACCTCGTGCTGACCTCGCGGAGGGCACGATGGTGCGGTGAGACGTCGGATGCTGCTCGTGGGCCTGTGGGTCGCCACCACGGCCGTGGCCGTGGTGCTCGGCGTCCTCGCGATCTCGACGGTCGGCGCCACCATCCGGGACCGCGGCCCGGTCGGTGACGAGGTCGCGCGCGACACGACCGCCGGCTCCACCTCGGTGCCGAGTCCCGAGGGCCCGGCCGTCTCCGACGCGATCACCGGTGAGTGGGGCGCCTTCGACGTCGAGTGCCGCGACACCTGGGCCTACGGCGTCGGCGTCCGCCCCGACAAGGCGTCGGGCTGGCGCGTGGTGAGCTGGGAGAAGGGTCCCGACGACGACGTCGACGCGGTCTTCAGCGACGGTCGCAACTCGGTGGACCTCGAGGTGTTCTGCAACCAGGGTCGGCCGACCCTGGCCGAGCTCGAGCGCAACACGCTCGGTGGGGACGACTGAGCGCGAGGAAGACGGCGAGGAACCCAAGGTCTTCGCGCAACGTGTGAGGGTGTCCGGTGCGTCTACGGGTGGTAGGACGGACACACCCTCACAGGAAGACCCACACGATGACCTCACGCCTGCTCTCGGGAGCACTGCTCGCCACCCTCCTCGTCGCGACCGCCGCACCGGCGACGGCCGCCCCGGCGCCTACGGTCGACAGGGCCCCGGCGACGACCACGTTGACGATCCACGCCGCCGGCTGCGAGGGGTGCGCGATCACCGCGCACTCGGCCCTGACCTCCGACTACGAGGACGTCTGGGAGTCGGACGCGGTCGAGGTCGTCGACGGCCTGGCGACGCTCCGGGTGCCGACCGACCGCACGGCCGGGCTGTCGCTGACCCTCACGGCGCCGTGGGAGCGCCGTCTCGGCTACGTCACGGCCGTCGCGATGCGCTACGCCGGGACCCGTCCCGGCGACACCGTCGGCTACCGCGACGCGCGCGCCGAGCGTCGGGCGAGCGCCTGCTGGGGTGGCACGACCGAGCAGTCCTTCGACATGACGATCCACACCCGCAAGGTCCGGGTCGACGGGGTGGCTCCCGGCAAGGTGCCCGGCACGCTCGCCTGGGCGCGTACGACGCCCTCGTGGCTGGCGCCGATGCGTCGGGTGTGGAACGGCGTGATGGGCGAGCAGGACATCGACTTCTGCGAGCCGCCGGCCGAGGGATGAGGGCACCCCGGAAGCAGATGCAACCCTCCCGGACGAAGGTGCGTCCAGACAGTGACAGATCACCTACGGGGAGAGAGACATGAACTTCCGCAGCACCACCATCCTGGCCAGGTCGGTCCTGACCGCCGCCGTCCTCACGGCCGCGCTCGTGCCGGCCGCCGCCACCGCGTCGCCCGACCGGTCCGCCGACCGGCCCGGCGGCGCCCAGCGGACCACGCTGACCTTCACCGTCGAGGACTGCGAGGGCTGCGAGATCCAGCTCGCCAACGCGCTCCAGACCCGCCACACCGACGTGAAGCTCTG
This is a stretch of genomic DNA from Nocardioides oleivorans. It encodes these proteins:
- a CDS encoding response regulator transcription factor translates to MAEVLIIEDDDRIRPLLVRGLREAGHTVTSAPTGMAGLQLAVDSSPDLVVLDLGLPDVDGTQVLSMLRGVSAVPVIIASARADDPSLVGALDAGADDYVVKPFTSAQLDARVRAVLRRTDAGRTRPTTLTVGGLSVDLSGRRVHLDGTEVELTPREFDLLAHLAERPGEVVTKRDLLVEVWRQPWGGSDKTVDVHLSWLRRKLGETAADPRYLTTVRGVGVRLAAPPDLPSSQAD